In one Henckelia pumila isolate YLH828 unplaced genomic scaffold, ASM3356847v2 CTG_80:::fragment_2:::debris, whole genome shotgun sequence genomic region, the following are encoded:
- the LOC140873829 gene encoding 2-C-methyl-D-erythritol 2,4-cyclodiphosphate synthase, chloroplastic-like, whose amino-acid sequence MAIATSIYCTTQLQYSRAFPKQQFPGACVTRKTLPCQNSTLISSLLPPVAVAASSSSVQAEPRTTAAAPAKVLPFRVGHGFDLHRLEPGYPLIIGGVNIPHDRGCEAHSDGDVLLHCVVDAILGALGLPDIGQIFPDTDPKWKGAASSVFVAEAVRLMHEAGYEIGNLDATLILQRPKVSPHKEAIRANLCHLLGSDPSVTNLKAKTHEKVDSLGENRSIAAHTVVLLMRK is encoded by the exons ATGGCAATAGCCACTTCAATCTATTGCACCACTCAGCTCCAGTACAGCAGAGCCTTCCCGAAGCAACAATTTCCCGGAGCGTGTGTTACACGGAAAACGCTTCCCTGTCAAAATTCAACGCTTATATCCTCCCTGTTGCCGCCGGTTGCGGTGGCTGCATCTTCCAGCTCCGTCCAAGCCGAGCCGCGGACCACGGCCGCCGCTCCGGCGAAGGTTTTACCTTTTCGCGTAGGCCACGGCTTCGATCTCCACCGCCTGGAGCCTGGGTATCCTCTCATCATCGGCGGTGTCAATATTCCTCACGATCGAGGCTGCGAAGCTCACTCCGATG GAGATGTGTTGCTACATTGTGTTGTTGATGCAATATTGGGGGCATTGGGTCTTCCAGATATCGGGCAGATCTTTCCCGACACCGATCCCAAATGGAAAGGGGCAGCATCTTCTGTTTTCGTTGCGGAGGCT GTTCGACTGATGCACGAGGCAGGTTATGAAATCGGTAACTTAGATGCCACTTTGATTCTGCAAAGGCCAAAAGTTAGTCCTCACAAGGAGGCTATCCGAGCCAATTTGTGCCATCTACTCGGATCGGATCCTTCTGTTACCAACCTCAAAGCAAAAACCCACGAGAAAGTTGATAGTCTCGGGGAAAATAGAAGCATCGCTGCACACACAGTGGTTCTCCTTATGAGGAAATAA
- the LOC140873820 gene encoding gibberellin-regulated protein 5-like, which produces MASPSTFHFMFLLIICVSTLSIIGISHAYGVESTHTLPFSPIASAANGGITCPVPQNRCGSECERRCSATSHKKPCLFFCNKCCNICLCVPPGTYGNKECCPCYNNWKTKEGGPKCP; this is translated from the exons ATGGCTTCCCCTTCAACTTTTCATTTCATGTTCCTTTTGATCATTTGTGTTTCCACCTTATCAATAATTGGAATTTCTCAC GCTTATGGAGTTGAATCAACACACACACTTCCATTCTCCCCTATTGCTTCGGCAGCAAatggaggaatcacatgcccAGTCCCGCAAAATC GATGCGGGAGTGAATGCGAACGTCGATGCTCGGCGACTTCACATAAGAAGCCATGCTTGTTTTTCTGCAACAAATGTTGCAACATATGCCTGTGTGTGCCGCCAGGAACTTATGGAAACAAAGAATGTTGCCCATGTTACAACAATTGGAAAACCAAAGAAGGTGGTCCAAAATGcccttga